From a single Candidatus Omnitrophota bacterium genomic region:
- a CDS encoding type II toxin-antitoxin system RelE/ParE family toxin, with protein MPKITLLPAARHDLDEIWDYIAEANLPAADRLIETIDQKLSLLAERPKLGAVRFRLIPGLRIFPVGNYNIFYRSADTGIEVIRVLQASRDTEGKF; from the coding sequence ATGCCGAAAATCACTCTCCTGCCTGCCGCCAGACATGACCTGGATGAGATATGGGACTACATCGCCGAGGCTAACCTTCCCGCAGCCGATAGACTTATTGAAACCATCGATCAGAAACTAAGCCTGCTTGCGGAAAGGCCGAAATTAGGCGCGGTACGGTTTCGCCTTATTCCCGGTCTGCGTATCTTTCCGGTAGGAAATTACAATATTTTTTACCGGTCTGCCGATACCGGGATTGAAGTGATTCGAGTATTGCAAGCATCGCGCGATACTGAAGGGAAATTTTAG
- a CDS encoding metalloregulator ArsR/SmtB family transcription factor, with the protein MKNSEKNQRAPHQTVKGKAAPMNDELLTLIGSRLKAMSEPTRLKILQMLKEGELSVGEIAEKAGLKHGTASANLNALQKAGLVTCRREGTKILYRIGSDMVFRICDVVCAALKEEWEDMEKWRKSLA; encoded by the coding sequence ATGAAGAACTCGGAAAAGAACCAACGCGCGCCCCATCAAACCGTAAAAGGGAAAGCTGCGCCCATGAACGACGAATTGCTGACGCTGATCGGATCGCGATTGAAAGCGATGTCGGAACCAACGCGGCTTAAAATCCTGCAAATGTTGAAGGAGGGAGAATTAAGCGTTGGCGAAATCGCCGAAAAAGCAGGATTGAAGCATGGTACGGCGTCAGCGAATTTGAACGCCTTGCAAAAAGCGGGACTGGTAACATGCCGCCGCGAAGGGACCAAGATTCTTTATCGCATCGGCAGCGATATGGTCTTCCGCATTTGCGACGTGGTTTGCGCTGCATTGAAAGAAGAATGGGAAGATATGGAGAAATGGAGAAAAAGCCTGGCGTAA
- a CDS encoding DUF2892 domain-containing protein — MTVERIVRIVAGFFILLSLALSVWHSHWWLLFTAFVGLNLFQSGFTQFCPLEIILVKMNVPTCASKEKNHAS, encoded by the coding sequence ATGACCGTCGAAAGAATCGTCCGCATCGTCGCTGGTTTCTTTATTCTGCTCAGCCTGGCGTTGAGCGTATGGCATTCGCATTGGTGGCTGCTCTTCACCGCCTTTGTCGGATTGAATTTATTTCAATCCGGTTTTACCCAATTCTGCCCGTTGGAAATTATTCTCGTTAAAATGAATGTTCCTACTTGCGCATCCAAGGAGAAAAACCATGCCTCGTGA